A genomic window from Leptolyngbya sp. BL0902 includes:
- the glgP gene encoding alpha-glucan family phosphorylase: protein MRPIRTFNVTPSLPQRLEALRTLAYNLHWDWDMEMADLFRRLDADLWESSRYNPVLMLGTIGQERLNEITEDEGFLAQMDRATQRLEDYLKERPWYGKHRPNPVPGERYAYFSMEFGLTTCMPVYSGGLGVLAGDHLKSASDIGLPLVGVGLLYQEGYFAQYLNADGWQQERYPINDFYNMPLHLERDADGNEIRIEVDYPGRTVYARVWRVQVGTVPLYLLDTNIEPNSQYDQDICDRLYGGDIDMRIHQEIMLGIGGIRMLKALGIVPTAYHMNEGHSAFMALERIRVLMAEDGLSFAEALQVAQASQMFTTHTPVPAGIDLFPPDKVLHYLGHYRQCFGLGEAEFLALGRTNTGDFSAPFSMAVLAIKTATFVNGVSKLHGQVSQGMFGDLWADLPLAEVPIHAITNGVHARSCVARSTQALYDRYLGPNWSQASPGASLWERVRTIPDEELWRNHEQCRSQLVMAVRERLAKNLLERGGSTRELTEAQERLDPFVLTIGFARRFATYKRATLFLRDLDRIQKIINGNGTGRRVQFVIAGKAHPKDIPGKELIRSIIHFTRDHGLDRSIVFVPNYDIHLSRDMVAGCDVWLNTPRRPREASGTSGMKAAMNGLPNLSVLDGWWDEADYIRTGWPIGHGEDYEDSDYQDDVEANALYEILEKEVVPLFYDRDKDEIPRGWVAKMKEAIYLNTPQFNTARMVKDYANRGYFVASDRAHALAAQHYGPGKELAVWLSHLAEHWYDIRFAEIAISDATDLRVNQFLKVSTRLQLGAITPDDVQVELYRGSVAVDGEIHSGTATPMTYQGQDNQGHSLYATEVEYTSSGLQGLSLRILPQHPALSSPYDPKLILWANPEQVPIVTASSAIG from the coding sequence ATGCGACCAATTCGCACCTTTAACGTCACCCCCTCCCTCCCCCAGCGCCTAGAGGCTCTGCGTACCTTGGCCTATAACCTCCACTGGGACTGGGATATGGAGATGGCCGACCTGTTTCGGCGGCTGGATGCGGATCTGTGGGAGTCGAGTCGCTACAATCCGGTGCTGATGTTGGGCACCATTGGCCAAGAGCGGCTGAACGAAATTACCGAGGACGAAGGCTTTTTGGCCCAGATGGATCGGGCAACCCAGCGCCTAGAGGATTACCTCAAGGAGCGGCCCTGGTATGGCAAGCATCGGCCCAATCCGGTGCCCGGTGAGCGCTACGCCTACTTTTCCATGGAGTTTGGCCTCACCACCTGTATGCCCGTGTATTCCGGCGGGTTGGGGGTGCTGGCGGGGGATCACCTCAAGTCGGCCAGCGACATTGGCTTGCCCCTGGTGGGGGTGGGGCTGCTGTATCAGGAGGGCTACTTTGCCCAGTATTTGAACGCCGACGGCTGGCAGCAGGAGCGCTACCCGATCAACGACTTTTACAATATGCCCCTGCATTTGGAGCGGGACGCCGACGGTAACGAGATCCGCATTGAGGTGGACTATCCAGGCCGGACGGTCTATGCGCGGGTGTGGCGGGTGCAGGTGGGCACGGTGCCGCTGTATTTGCTGGACACCAACATTGAACCCAACAGCCAGTACGACCAGGATATTTGTGATCGCCTCTACGGCGGCGACATTGATATGCGGATTCACCAGGAAATCATGCTGGGGATCGGCGGCATTCGGATGCTGAAGGCGCTGGGCATTGTGCCCACGGCCTACCACATGAACGAGGGCCACTCGGCCTTTATGGCCCTAGAGCGGATTCGGGTGCTGATGGCGGAGGATGGCCTCTCCTTTGCCGAGGCGCTTCAGGTGGCCCAGGCCAGCCAAATGTTTACCACCCACACCCCCGTCCCGGCGGGGATTGACCTGTTTCCACCGGATAAGGTGCTGCACTACCTGGGCCACTATCGCCAATGCTTTGGCCTGGGGGAAGCGGAATTTCTGGCCCTGGGCCGCACCAATACCGGGGATTTCTCCGCCCCCTTCAGCATGGCGGTGCTGGCGATTAAAACCGCCACCTTTGTGAATGGCGTCAGTAAGCTCCATGGCCAGGTGTCCCAGGGGATGTTTGGCGACCTCTGGGCCGATCTTCCCCTAGCTGAGGTGCCCATCCATGCCATTACCAACGGCGTCCATGCCCGCAGTTGTGTGGCTCGGTCTACCCAGGCGTTGTACGACCGCTACCTTGGCCCCAACTGGTCTCAGGCCAGTCCCGGAGCCTCCCTGTGGGAGCGGGTGCGGACGATTCCCGATGAGGAACTGTGGCGCAACCACGAGCAATGCCGATCCCAGTTGGTGATGGCGGTGCGGGAACGGCTGGCCAAAAACCTGCTGGAGCGGGGCGGCTCCACGCGGGAACTGACCGAAGCCCAGGAACGCCTTGACCCCTTTGTGCTCACCATTGGCTTTGCCCGCCGCTTTGCCACCTACAAACGGGCCACCCTGTTTTTGCGAGATCTTGACCGCATCCAAAAAATCATCAACGGCAACGGTACAGGCCGTCGGGTGCAGTTTGTGATCGCCGGAAAGGCCCACCCCAAGGACATTCCGGGCAAAGAGCTGATCCGCAGCATCATCCACTTCACCCGTGACCACGGCCTGGATCGATCCATTGTGTTTGTGCCGAATTACGACATCCACCTATCGCGGGATATGGTGGCGGGCTGCGATGTGTGGCTGAACACCCCCCGCCGCCCCCGCGAGGCCAGCGGCACCAGCGGCATGAAGGCGGCGATGAACGGCCTGCCCAACCTCAGCGTCCTCGACGGCTGGTGGGATGAGGCGGACTACATTCGCACCGGATGGCCCATCGGCCACGGCGAAGACTACGAAGATTCCGACTACCAAGACGATGTCGAAGCCAACGCCCTCTACGAAATCCTGGAAAAAGAAGTCGTGCCCCTGTTCTACGACCGCGACAAGGACGAAATCCCTCGCGGCTGGGTGGCCAAAATGAAGGAGGCCATCTACCTGAACACGCCCCAGTTCAACACCGCCCGCATGGTGAAGGACTACGCCAACCGGGGCTACTTCGTCGCCAGCGACCGCGCCCATGCCCTCGCAGCCCAGCACTACGGCCCCGGCAAAGAACTAGCAGTGTGGCTATCCCACCTGGCCGAACACTGGTACGACATCCGGTTTGCGGAAATCGCCATTTCCGACGCCACCGACCTGCGAGTGAATCAATTCCTCAAGGTGTCCACCCGCCTGCAACTGGGGGCCATCACCCCCGATGATGTGCAGGTAGAGCTATACCGGGGCAGCGTGGCCGTCGATGGCGAAATCCACAGCGGCACCGCCACCCCCATGACCTATCAAGGCCAAGACAACCAGGGCCACAGCCTCTACGCCACCGAGGTGGAATATACCTCTAGCGGCCTCCAGGGGCTTTCCCTGCGGATTTTGCCCCAGCACCCCGCCCTCAGCAGCCCCTACGATCCTAAGCTCATCCTCTGGGCCAACCCGGAGCAGGTGCCCATTGTGACCGCATCCTCTGCCATCGGGTAG